One region of Collinsella aerofaciens ATCC 25986 genomic DNA includes:
- the gltX gene encoding glutamate--tRNA ligase produces MASDVRVRFAPSPTGKLHIGGARTAIYNWAFARANGGTFILRIDDTDPTRSTDENTQIILRAMRWLGLDWDEGPEVGGDFGPYAQTERLDLYKQAAQKLWDEGKAYPCFCTKEQLDADRKAAQERKDPFQGYQRRCRDLDPEEARRRIEAGESYVLRIKVPEDRGDVVIHDAVHGEVTFDAKELDDFVIFRSDGTPTYNFATVVDDAMMKITHVIRGDDHLSNTPRQVMVYEALGAPVPTFAHISMILGADGKKLSKRHGATSVEEYRDAGYLSDAFVNYLALLGWSLDGETTIIPRDVLANKFSLDRISKNPATFDPKKLDWVNAEYINGMSDAQFADEIMVPELHEAGLIEGNVEYGEDWIDALAAIVKPRTKMPADAVTVAAPIFATAETLEYDEKSVNKGLAKEGMGAILDAAKAALEGVNEWTAANIDAALEPLPEQMDLKKRVVFQAVRVAVCGNMVSPPLGETMALVGRDDCLARIDRARTMAL; encoded by the coding sequence ATGGCATCAGACGTTCGCGTCCGCTTTGCACCCTCACCGACGGGCAAGCTGCACATCGGCGGCGCTCGCACCGCTATCTATAACTGGGCTTTCGCCCGCGCAAACGGCGGCACGTTCATCCTGCGCATCGACGACACCGACCCCACCCGCTCCACCGATGAGAACACGCAGATCATCCTGCGCGCCATGCGTTGGCTTGGCCTGGACTGGGATGAGGGCCCCGAGGTAGGCGGCGACTTTGGCCCCTACGCCCAGACTGAGCGCTTGGACCTGTACAAGCAGGCCGCCCAGAAGCTTTGGGACGAGGGCAAGGCCTATCCCTGCTTCTGCACCAAGGAGCAGCTCGACGCCGACCGCAAGGCCGCGCAGGAGCGCAAGGACCCCTTCCAGGGCTATCAGCGCCGTTGCCGCGATCTTGATCCCGAGGAGGCCCGCCGTCGCATCGAGGCCGGCGAGTCCTACGTCCTGCGTATTAAGGTGCCCGAGGACCGCGGCGACGTCGTCATCCACGACGCCGTCCACGGCGAGGTGACCTTCGACGCCAAGGAGCTCGACGACTTTGTCATCTTCCGCTCCGATGGCACGCCCACGTATAACTTCGCGACCGTCGTCGACGACGCCATGATGAAGATCACCCATGTCATCCGCGGCGACGACCACCTGTCCAACACCCCGCGTCAGGTCATGGTCTACGAGGCCCTCGGCGCTCCCGTGCCCACGTTCGCTCACATCTCCATGATCCTGGGCGCCGACGGCAAGAAGCTCTCCAAGCGCCACGGCGCCACCTCGGTGGAGGAGTACCGCGACGCCGGTTACCTGTCCGACGCCTTCGTCAACTACCTGGCGCTGCTCGGCTGGTCGCTCGACGGCGAGACCACGATCATCCCGCGCGATGTCCTGGCCAACAAGTTCTCACTCGACCGCATCTCCAAGAACCCGGCGACCTTCGATCCCAAGAAGCTCGATTGGGTCAATGCCGAGTACATCAACGGCATGTCCGATGCTCAGTTTGCCGACGAGATCATGGTCCCCGAGCTGCACGAGGCGGGTCTCATCGAGGGCAATGTCGAGTACGGCGAGGATTGGATCGACGCGCTTGCCGCCATCGTCAAGCCGCGCACCAAGATGCCGGCCGACGCCGTGACCGTCGCCGCTCCCATCTTCGCTACGGCCGAGACGCTCGAGTATGACGAGAAGTCCGTCAACAAGGGCCTGGCCAAGGAGGGCATGGGTGCCATTCTGGATGCCGCCAAGGCCGCTCTCGAGGGCGTGAACGAGTGGACGGCTGCCAACATCGACGCCGCGCTTGAGCCGCTGCCCGAGCAGATGGACCTTAAGAAGCGCGTGGTGTTCCAGGCCGTGCGCGTCGCCGTCTGCGGCAACATGGTGAGCCCCCCGCTGGGCGAGACCATGGCGCTCGTCGGCCGCGACGACTGCCTGGCGCGTATCGACCGCGCCCGCACGATGGCGCTGTAG
- the priA gene encoding replication restart helicase PriA: protein MAEQLSLFGSPEPEETPAKPEFAPEPVAAYASVVLDIPTRALSEPFAYGIPRSIANEAQIGSTVLVHFGNRAAAGYIVDIAPELGDLQGINALDPARIKAIEAILSKPLFTAEAARIARWMSREYVATLSECLRLFLPPGGSPRVVKGDDGVWAVERPAVKPIQNRWVMLTPEGFDYTPPKTAVRQRQLIEALQCGPVTTRDLNLLYNSMSATIKALEKRGVVVVEERRAWRGCSEQTTLSSATGKAPVALTNGQKQALAQIERARLDAHGDVVLVDGVTGSGKTEVYLSAIERVLAAGRSACVLVPEISLTAQTVGRFRSRFGETVAVFHSRLSAGERLDQWDMVASGAARVVVGARSALFCPLDDPGLIIIDEEHETSYKQGSSPRYHAREVAAEMARRYRCPLVLGSATPSAEALDRCRRGTYNGATWTRVEMPERPGHAVLPTVRIADLRREFSHGSRSMFSKPLMEGLERVVERREKAVLLHNRRGFAPFLMCRECGCVPTCNHCSTALTYHERTHTLQCHTCGSSWRVQPYPAPTSRCPKCGSRYLAKMGLGTQQIEDALHQMLPEDVAIIRMDADSTRGKDAHKKLLERFDAADCAVLLGTQMIAKGLDFPEVTLVGVVNADFALKLPDFRAGERAYDLLEQVAGRAGRGDRPGEVIIQTYLPEDPVIRAVAEHDRSIFTDYDLDQRRDALYPPFVRLVNILVWSTKADDAQDYIGRIAKLLKRRWHAAAPDFLRAGRAVPQVLGPASCVIERAKDRYRFHLLVKSPVGYHVSDDIDACLKEVGSVRGVSVSVDVDAYDLM, encoded by the coding sequence ATGGCCGAGCAACTGTCGCTGTTTGGTTCGCCGGAACCGGAGGAGACTCCGGCCAAGCCTGAGTTCGCGCCTGAACCCGTCGCCGCCTATGCGAGCGTAGTCCTCGACATTCCCACCCGTGCGCTGTCCGAGCCGTTTGCTTATGGCATTCCCCGGTCCATTGCCAACGAGGCGCAAATCGGATCCACGGTCCTGGTCCACTTTGGTAACCGTGCCGCCGCGGGCTATATCGTCGACATTGCGCCTGAGCTGGGTGACCTGCAAGGCATCAACGCCCTCGACCCAGCCCGCATTAAAGCCATCGAGGCTATCCTCAGCAAACCGCTCTTTACCGCCGAGGCTGCCCGTATCGCACGCTGGATGAGCCGCGAGTACGTCGCAACGCTTTCCGAGTGCCTGCGTTTGTTCTTGCCCCCGGGTGGAAGCCCGCGCGTGGTCAAAGGTGACGACGGCGTGTGGGCCGTTGAGCGCCCCGCCGTCAAACCCATCCAAAACCGCTGGGTCATGCTCACGCCCGAGGGCTTCGACTATACGCCGCCCAAGACCGCGGTCCGCCAGCGTCAGCTCATCGAGGCGCTCCAGTGCGGCCCGGTCACGACGCGTGACCTCAACCTGCTCTACAACAGTATGTCGGCGACCATCAAGGCACTCGAAAAACGCGGCGTCGTGGTGGTGGAGGAGCGCCGCGCCTGGCGCGGTTGCAGCGAGCAGACCACGCTGTCCTCGGCAACCGGTAAGGCTCCGGTCGCGCTCACGAACGGCCAGAAGCAGGCGCTCGCGCAGATTGAGCGCGCCCGCCTTGACGCCCACGGCGACGTGGTGCTCGTGGACGGTGTTACGGGCTCCGGCAAAACCGAGGTTTACCTCTCTGCTATCGAGCGCGTGCTCGCGGCCGGCCGCTCGGCCTGCGTGCTGGTGCCCGAGATCTCTCTGACGGCCCAGACCGTCGGCCGCTTTCGCTCGCGCTTTGGCGAGACGGTCGCCGTGTTCCATTCGCGTCTTTCGGCCGGCGAGCGCCTGGACCAGTGGGATATGGTCGCCAGCGGTGCGGCCCGCGTGGTCGTCGGCGCCCGCTCGGCGCTCTTTTGCCCGCTTGACGACCCGGGCCTCATCATCATCGACGAGGAGCACGAGACCAGTTACAAGCAGGGCTCCAGTCCGCGCTACCACGCGCGCGAGGTGGCGGCCGAGATGGCGCGACGCTACCGCTGCCCGCTCGTGTTGGGCTCCGCCACGCCTTCAGCTGAGGCCCTCGATCGTTGCCGCCGTGGCACGTATAACGGTGCCACATGGACGCGCGTTGAGATGCCCGAGCGCCCGGGACATGCTGTTCTGCCTACGGTTCGCATTGCCGACCTGCGTCGCGAGTTCTCGCACGGTAGCCGCTCAATGTTCTCAAAACCGCTCATGGAAGGCCTGGAGCGTGTGGTCGAGCGCCGTGAGAAGGCCGTGCTGTTGCATAACCGCCGCGGTTTTGCACCGTTCCTGATGTGCCGCGAGTGCGGCTGCGTCCCCACCTGCAACCACTGCTCCACCGCGCTTACGTATCACGAGCGCACGCACACGCTGCAGTGTCACACCTGCGGTTCGTCTTGGCGCGTGCAGCCGTATCCCGCGCCCACGAGTCGCTGCCCCAAGTGCGGCAGCCGTTACCTGGCAAAAATGGGCCTTGGCACGCAACAGATCGAGGACGCGCTGCACCAGATGCTGCCCGAGGACGTCGCCATCATTCGCATGGACGCCGATTCCACGCGCGGAAAGGACGCGCATAAAAAGTTGCTCGAGCGGTTCGATGCCGCCGATTGCGCGGTGCTGCTAGGTACCCAGATGATCGCCAAGGGTCTCGACTTTCCCGAGGTTACGCTCGTGGGCGTGGTCAATGCCGACTTTGCGTTAAAGCTCCCCGATTTTAGAGCGGGGGAGCGCGCCTACGATTTGCTGGAGCAGGTCGCGGGCCGTGCCGGACGCGGTGATCGCCCCGGTGAGGTCATCATCCAGACCTATCTGCCCGAGGACCCGGTCATTCGCGCCGTTGCCGAGCATGATCGCTCGATCTTTACCGACTACGACCTAGACCAGCGCCGAGACGCGCTATATCCGCCCTTCGTGCGCCTGGTCAACATTTTGGTGTGGTCGACGAAGGCGGATGATGCGCAGGACTACATCGGTCGCATCGCAAAGCTGCTCAAGCGCCGCTGGCATGCCGCCGCGCCCGACTTTTTGCGGGCGGGCCGCGCGGTGCCCCAGGTGCTTGGTCCGGCTTCGTGTGTAATCGAGAGAGCCAAGGACCGTTATCGCTTCCACCTGCTTGTGAAGTCGCCCGTGGGGTACCATGTCTCTGATGATATTGACGCCTGCCTTAAAGAGGTGGGCTCTGTGCGCGGCGTGAGCGTGAGCGTTGACGTCGATGCCTATGATTTGATGTAA
- the def gene encoding peptide deformylase, with translation MEANGIVLSPDPRLRQECAVIEEITPAIEALAEKMKKIMFENGGCGLAAPQIGELIQLVTIDCDYSDKNDYDPYVLINPVIVEQSDHLVPFSEGCLSIPGISCEIERPDHVVVEAYDLDANLIRYEATGDLFCVCLQHEIDHLHGNTMFERLKPMQRIKAVKEYQDALARGARPGETE, from the coding sequence ATGGAAGCCAACGGAATCGTACTTTCGCCCGACCCTCGTTTGCGCCAGGAGTGCGCCGTCATCGAGGAGATTACCCCGGCGATCGAGGCGCTTGCCGAGAAGATGAAGAAGATAATGTTCGAGAACGGTGGCTGCGGCCTGGCTGCTCCGCAGATCGGCGAGCTTATTCAGCTCGTCACCATCGACTGCGATTACAGCGACAAGAACGACTACGACCCGTACGTGCTCATCAATCCCGTTATTGTTGAGCAGAGCGACCATCTGGTGCCCTTTAGCGAGGGCTGCCTTTCCATCCCTGGTATTAGCTGCGAGATTGAGCGTCCCGACCATGTCGTCGTCGAGGCGTATGACTTGGATGCCAACCTTATTCGCTATGAGGCCACGGGCGATCTGTTCTGCGTGTGCCTGCAGCACGAGATCGATCACCTGCACGGTAACACCATGTTCGAGCGACTGAAGCCGATGCAGAGGATCAAGGCCGTCAAGGAGTACCAGGACGCCCTGGCCCGCGGCGCTCGACCGGGCGAGACGGAGTAG
- the fmt gene encoding methionyl-tRNA formyltransferase — protein sequence MRIVFMGTPDFAVPSLTSLVEAGNEIALVVTRPDAVRGRGKKLEPSPVKAKALELGLRVIEANRMTPEVVEALQAARADIFCVAAYGCILPDEVLHMAPLGIVNVHASLLPRWRGAAPIQRAILAGDEVAGVSIMRIGHGVDTGAYCAQASTSVAGKHAEALTMELGELGGKLLADTLPSLADGTAVWTEQDEALVTHAAKISKLEMRLDPQMAALDCVRHVLASSDTAPARCVIAGKTVRVLDAAPADVSLGEGAVDVKNKRVYLGLSDGSVELLEVKPDGKRAMAASAWAAGLQGADLSWGVLS from the coding sequence ATGCGTATTGTGTTTATGGGTACGCCTGATTTTGCTGTGCCTTCGCTGACTTCGCTTGTCGAGGCCGGGAATGAGATTGCGCTTGTTGTTACTCGTCCTGATGCTGTTCGTGGACGTGGTAAGAAGCTAGAGCCGTCTCCTGTTAAGGCTAAGGCGCTTGAGCTGGGGTTGCGGGTTATTGAGGCTAATCGTATGACGCCGGAGGTCGTTGAGGCGCTTCAAGCTGCTCGGGCAGATATTTTCTGCGTGGCTGCCTATGGCTGCATTTTGCCCGATGAGGTGCTGCATATGGCGCCGCTCGGTATCGTAAATGTTCATGCGTCCTTGCTGCCTCGTTGGCGTGGGGCTGCTCCCATTCAGCGCGCCATTCTTGCTGGTGATGAGGTTGCTGGCGTTTCTATCATGCGCATCGGGCATGGCGTGGATACTGGTGCTTATTGTGCTCAGGCTTCCACGTCGGTTGCCGGTAAGCATGCCGAGGCGCTCACGATGGAGCTTGGTGAGCTTGGCGGCAAACTGCTTGCCGATACGCTTCCTTCTCTTGCCGATGGCACCGCCGTGTGGACTGAACAGGATGAGGCGCTCGTTACCCATGCTGCCAAGATTTCCAAGCTGGAGATGCGTCTGGATCCGCAGATGGCTGCGCTTGATTGCGTGCGCCATGTGCTGGCCTCGTCCGATACCGCGCCTGCCCGATGCGTGATTGCCGGCAAGACCGTGCGCGTGCTCGATGCTGCACCGGCCGATGTCTCGCTTGGCGAGGGCGCTGTTGACGTTAAGAACAAGCGTGTTTACCTGGGTCTTTCCGATGGCTCGGTTGAGTTGCTCGAGGTTAAGCCCGATGGTAAGCGTGCTATGGCCGCTTCTGCTTGGGCTGCTGGCCTGCAGGGCGCTGATCTTTCGTGGGGTGTTTTGTCATGA
- a CDS encoding RsmB/NOP family class I SAM-dependent RNA methyltransferase, whose amino-acid sequence MSKLSPARKLALDVLMEADRRGMYARDVLSSRASAKAIDQRDSAFAARLALGVAATQGILDELLDQFLDKPKKVAPRVRMALRISAFEMLYLHTPGRVAVSQGVELVRSGAKSAAGLANAVLHKVADNVEDFAAASDVDESERRLVRLSRLMGLPRWLCARIMASFDTPEGALSFAGNLAPAPLALHENAFATKPDPYISQLIAPVFPGCHAPVDAQVTVASGVFERAAAVASDLNAQLIATAATRPGSCLEIGAGRGTKTYVMMCQAKRAGYERQHTALDLHDRKCDLNLARLHKAGIRGVRTVSGDACELDEVLTSFDAMLGETVKFDTVFIDAPCSGTGTMRRHPEIPWRLTENDVTAELPKLQLTMLKEAATRVAAGGELIYATCSVFDEESTQLVDAFLASPEGAGFSVAPLSKAQILQLPEFDQAKKLVSVRQNDRGLFQSVPVNADSYDGHFCARLVHK is encoded by the coding sequence ATGAGCAAGTTGTCTCCCGCGCGCAAGCTTGCGCTCGATGTGCTGATGGAGGCCGATCGCCGCGGCATGTATGCGCGCGACGTGCTGTCCTCTCGCGCATCGGCCAAGGCTATTGATCAGCGCGATTCCGCTTTTGCCGCCCGCTTGGCGCTTGGTGTGGCCGCCACGCAGGGTATTTTGGACGAGCTGCTCGACCAGTTTCTTGATAAGCCTAAAAAGGTCGCGCCGCGTGTTCGCATGGCGCTTCGTATCTCGGCCTTCGAGATGCTCTATCTGCATACGCCTGGCCGCGTTGCGGTGAGTCAGGGCGTTGAGCTGGTGCGCAGCGGAGCTAAGTCTGCCGCCGGTTTGGCCAATGCCGTGCTGCATAAGGTCGCGGACAACGTTGAGGACTTTGCCGCTGCGTCCGATGTAGACGAGTCTGAGCGACGCTTGGTTCGTCTGTCGCGCCTGATGGGTCTGCCGCGTTGGCTGTGCGCTCGTATTATGGCTTCGTTTGACACACCGGAGGGCGCGCTTAGCTTTGCCGGTAATCTGGCCCCCGCGCCGCTGGCCCTGCATGAGAACGCCTTTGCGACCAAGCCCGATCCGTATATCTCGCAGCTCATCGCGCCTGTCTTCCCGGGCTGCCATGCCCCGGTTGATGCCCAGGTTACCGTTGCTTCGGGTGTGTTTGAGCGTGCTGCCGCGGTGGCATCTGATCTCAATGCGCAGCTTATCGCCACAGCTGCCACGCGCCCTGGTAGCTGCCTTGAGATTGGTGCCGGTCGTGGCACCAAGACCTATGTGATGATGTGCCAGGCCAAGCGTGCGGGCTATGAGCGTCAGCATACGGCGCTCGATCTGCATGATCGCAAGTGCGATCTGAATCTCGCTCGCCTGCATAAGGCGGGTATTCGGGGCGTTCGTACGGTTTCGGGTGATGCCTGCGAGCTTGATGAGGTGCTCACATCGTTTGATGCCATGCTTGGCGAGACGGTTAAGTTCGACACGGTCTTTATCGATGCGCCGTGCTCAGGCACCGGAACCATGCGCCGTCATCCTGAGATCCCGTGGCGCCTAACCGAGAATGATGTGACGGCCGAGTTACCCAAGCTTCAGCTGACGATGCTCAAAGAGGCTGCCACGCGCGTGGCAGCCGGCGGCGAGCTCATTTATGCGACGTGCTCGGTCTTCGACGAGGAGAGCACACAGTTGGTGGACGCGTTCCTTGCTTCTCCCGAGGGTGCCGGCTTTAGCGTGGCGCCGCTTTCCAAAGCACAGATTCTGCAACTCCCCGAGTTCGATCAGGCCAAGAAACTCGTATCCGTACGCCAGAACGATCGTGGCCTCTTCCAAAGCGTCCCCGTAAACGCCGATTCCTACGACGGCCACTTCTGCGCCAGACTGGTCCACAAGTAA
- a CDS encoding FmdB family zinc ribbon protein: MARYDYKCSSCGNVFEVEHPMSETPEVVCPSCGAPAAKTFSASGIKFEGSGFYNTDQRSGGSSTNATSGCCANCPHSH, translated from the coding sequence ATGGCGCGCTACGATTACAAGTGCTCGAGCTGCGGCAACGTGTTTGAGGTTGAGCATCCCATGTCCGAGACTCCCGAGGTCGTGTGCCCCAGCTGCGGTGCCCCGGCGGCCAAGACGTTCTCGGCCAGCGGCATTAAATTTGAGGGCAGCGGTTTCTACAACACCGATCAACGAAGCGGCGGCTCCAGCACCAACGCCACGAGCGGCTGCTGCGCCAATTGCCCGCATAGCCACTAG
- a CDS encoding 4-alpha-glucanotransferase — MRLIHNSRLPQFRTPFGAVTTGTTLSLSVILEDADPAQATLTLRTWVDEIGESRYPMTHEGDGIFTVELECTEPCLIWYSFICNIEGQPEVRLGAPQGRTGGEGVTYDYAEVPSFQVTVYKHREVRPEWYERGMVYQIFPDRYARDEHWRERTLAEVEKPRKGIQRRMVEDWNEPPVYERAEDGSIKTWDFYGGSLKGIQEDLPRIAELGFTAIYLNPIFEAASNHRYDTADYTKIDPILGTEQDFTELCEAAEKLGISIILDGAFNHTGDDSIYFNRYGNYPGVGAWQSEDSPWRDAFYFHEDGSYDCWWGVGNMPAINESSELVRERILGKYGIIRKWLRAGAHGWRLDVADELSDDFLAEIKKAVLAEKPDALLLGEVWEDASNKISYGHLRRYLQGSELDSAMDYPFRDMVIGFLMGYKNAYQAAEDIETLRENYPREALSCALNLLSSHDRPRIISVLGGGPDESQLPECERSKWRLDENAMGLAKSRFWLATLMQMTFPGVPSIYYGDEYGLEGLTDPGNRRTMPTKENLHDFDTFAIVKNASAVRRALPFMIDGEIKAFALNDEVLAYNRTGKDGESATVIINRSLRNSHRVTIPALGECASDVISGHECEIHNGTVTLDLYPLGSSIIYHHAEQRLQEPLDHGAGVVCHITSVPTDDGKPGTIGAPTRRFIDHLAAMGMRYWQVLPVNPTDFFRSPYAGPSAFAGNIDLLPESHEELAADFETWKARGGEDADPLYTAFKHRNADWLEKYCVYMAVKKYFEGESRHDWPADVARYNEHLIDDKRFHNEAELQAYMQYRFDLAWCELMNYAHKKGIEVIGDIPMYVSDDSADAWSEPENFWLSDTGKAIEISGAPPDNFAPEGQVWGNPTFRWDHMKQNGYTWWMDRLRRAFSLYDRVRLDHFLGFHSYYSIPAGKACADGRWLAGPGKDLFQTAYDELGPLNFIAEDLGYLTPGVRAMASTCGFPGMDVLEFSDYGVRCGVHPTPGKILYTSTHDTSTLAGWCTRSFAGGDEPSGVEVAAKLMGDALASDAPLVMMPLQDVLGLGDDARMNVPGVATGNWTWQADEVDIAAAENKTAQLLRNNHRFWGEA; from the coding sequence ATGAGATTGATACACAACAGCCGTCTGCCGCAGTTTCGCACTCCGTTTGGCGCTGTGACCACAGGAACTACCCTTTCGCTCTCCGTGATTCTGGAGGATGCCGATCCCGCGCAGGCAACGCTTACGCTGCGCACCTGGGTCGATGAGATCGGTGAGTCTCGGTATCCCATGACGCACGAGGGCGACGGCATATTTACTGTAGAGCTTGAGTGCACCGAGCCCTGTCTTATCTGGTACAGCTTTATCTGCAATATCGAAGGCCAGCCCGAGGTCCGCTTGGGTGCACCGCAAGGACGTACCGGCGGCGAAGGCGTAACCTACGACTACGCCGAGGTGCCGTCATTCCAGGTCACCGTTTACAAACACCGTGAAGTTCGACCCGAGTGGTACGAGCGCGGTATGGTCTACCAGATCTTCCCCGATCGCTATGCCCGCGACGAGCACTGGCGCGAGCGCACGCTGGCCGAGGTCGAAAAACCGCGTAAGGGCATTCAGCGCCGCATGGTCGAGGACTGGAATGAGCCGCCTGTGTACGAGCGCGCCGAGGACGGCTCCATCAAGACCTGGGACTTCTACGGCGGATCGCTCAAGGGTATCCAGGAAGACCTGCCTCGCATCGCCGAGCTGGGCTTTACAGCCATCTACCTCAACCCCATTTTTGAAGCCGCGAGCAACCACCGCTACGACACCGCCGATTACACCAAGATCGATCCGATTCTGGGCACCGAGCAGGACTTTACTGAGCTGTGCGAGGCGGCCGAGAAGCTGGGCATTTCCATCATTCTGGACGGTGCGTTCAACCACACGGGCGACGATTCGATCTACTTCAACCGCTACGGCAACTACCCCGGCGTGGGCGCGTGGCAGAGCGAGGATTCGCCGTGGCGCGATGCGTTTTATTTCCACGAGGACGGCTCGTATGACTGCTGGTGGGGCGTGGGCAATATGCCCGCCATCAATGAGAGTTCCGAGCTGGTGCGCGAGCGGATCCTGGGCAAGTACGGTATCATACGCAAATGGCTGCGCGCTGGAGCCCATGGCTGGCGCCTGGATGTGGCCGACGAGCTTTCCGATGACTTCTTGGCCGAAATCAAGAAGGCCGTGCTCGCCGAAAAGCCCGATGCTCTGTTGCTCGGCGAAGTCTGGGAAGACGCCTCCAACAAGATCAGCTACGGCCATCTGCGTCGCTATCTGCAAGGCTCCGAGCTCGACTCAGCCATGGATTACCCCTTCCGCGACATGGTCATCGGCTTTTTGATGGGCTACAAAAACGCCTACCAAGCTGCCGAGGATATCGAGACCTTACGCGAGAACTATCCGCGTGAGGCCCTGTCTTGCGCACTTAATCTGCTTTCGAGCCACGACCGTCCTCGCATCATCTCGGTGCTCGGCGGCGGCCCTGACGAGTCACAGCTGCCTGAATGCGAGCGAAGCAAATGGCGTCTGGACGAGAACGCGATGGGCCTGGCCAAGAGCCGTTTTTGGCTCGCGACGCTCATGCAGATGACCTTCCCGGGCGTTCCCTCAATCTATTACGGTGACGAGTACGGCTTGGAGGGACTCACCGATCCGGGCAATCGCCGCACCATGCCGACCAAGGAAAACCTGCACGACTTCGATACGTTCGCGATCGTCAAAAACGCATCTGCTGTGCGCCGCGCGCTGCCGTTTATGATCGACGGTGAGATCAAGGCCTTCGCGCTCAATGACGAGGTGCTGGCCTACAACCGTACCGGTAAAGACGGCGAGTCCGCGACCGTCATCATCAACCGCAGCCTGCGCAATTCACACCGGGTGACGATTCCGGCGCTCGGCGAATGCGCGAGCGATGTGATCAGCGGTCACGAGTGCGAGATCCACAACGGAACGGTCACGCTCGACCTGTACCCGCTGGGCTCGTCGATCATCTATCACCATGCCGAGCAGCGCCTGCAGGAGCCGCTCGATCACGGTGCGGGTGTTGTGTGCCATATCACATCGGTGCCGACCGACGACGGCAAGCCGGGTACGATCGGCGCGCCCACGCGTCGTTTTATCGACCATCTGGCCGCCATGGGCATGCGCTACTGGCAGGTTCTCCCCGTCAACCCCACGGACTTCTTCCGCTCCCCTTACGCCGGTCCTTCGGCCTTTGCAGGCAATATCGACCTGCTGCCCGAGAGCCACGAGGAGCTGGCAGCCGACTTTGAGACCTGGAAGGCCCGCGGAGGCGAGGATGCCGATCCGCTGTACACCGCGTTTAAGCATCGCAATGCCGATTGGCTCGAGAAGTACTGTGTCTATATGGCCGTTAAGAAGTACTTTGAGGGCGAGTCGCGCCACGATTGGCCGGCAGATGTCGCGCGCTACAACGAGCATCTGATCGACGACAAGCGCTTCCACAACGAGGCCGAGCTTCAGGCGTACATGCAGTACCGCTTTGACCTAGCTTGGTGCGAGCTCATGAACTATGCGCACAAGAAGGGAATCGAGGTCATCGGCGATATTCCTATGTACGTGTCCGACGATTCGGCAGACGCGTGGAGCGAACCCGAGAACTTCTGGCTGTCCGATACCGGCAAAGCAATCGAGATTTCCGGCGCGCCACCCGACAACTTTGCGCCCGAGGGCCAGGTGTGGGGCAACCCGACATTCCGCTGGGACCACATGAAGCAGAACGGCTATACCTGGTGGATGGATCGCCTGCGCCGCGCGTTCTCGCTCTACGACCGCGTGCGTCTGGATCACTTCCTGGGATTCCACAGCTATTACAGCATTCCCGCGGGCAAGGCATGCGCCGACGGTCGCTGGCTAGCGGGCCCGGGCAAGGACCTGTTCCAGACCGCCTACGACGAGCTTGGTCCGCTCAACTTTATCGCCGAGGACCTGGGCTATTTGACGCCCGGTGTTCGCGCCATGGCCTCGACCTGTGGTTTCCCCGGCATGGACGTGCTGGAGTTTAGCGACTACGGCGTTCGTTGCGGCGTGCATCCCACGCCCGGCAAGATCCTGTACACCTCGACGCACGATACGTCGACGCTTGCCGGCTGGTGCACGCGTTCCTTTGCGGGCGGCGATGAACCGAGCGGTGTTGAGGTGGCGGCCAAGCTGATGGGCGACGCGCTGGCAAGCGACGCTCCCCTAGTGATGATGCCGCTGCAGGATGTCCTGGGGCTTGGCGACGACGCGCGCATGAACGTTCCGGGCGTGGCCACGGGCAACTGGACCTGGCAGGCTGACGAGGTAGACATTGCAGCCGCCGAGAACAAAACCGCACAGCTCCTGCGCAACAACCATAGATTCTGGGGCGAAGCGTGA